A section of the Microcoleus sp. FACHB-68 genome encodes:
- a CDS encoding photosystem II S4 domain protein yields the protein MLPREELLKGVENRDTVARVIDQADQAIKTWEVVLTDFLSPPVQAEAQQAFKRLTEVQLVAWGGYPQAERQRLGIARSELPLEPAQVEVAALEIAGNFLFDTATHRDFMGAILGTGIVREKLGDVIVLGERGAQAIVVPEMVEFLELELKQVRSVPVKTQRIELSELKIKEPKKKELTTVEASLRLDAVASAGFGMSRSKMVDLIAAGDVRVNWKETTQSSQPVKSGDLIAIRGKGRLEVGEVAITKKERYRVQLTRYI from the coding sequence ATGTTGCCAAGAGAAGAACTGTTAAAAGGCGTTGAAAATCGAGACACAGTGGCTCGTGTGATCGACCAAGCGGATCAGGCGATTAAAACGTGGGAAGTTGTCTTGACGGATTTTCTCTCGCCGCCGGTGCAGGCTGAGGCGCAGCAGGCTTTTAAGCGTCTGACAGAGGTGCAGTTGGTTGCCTGGGGTGGCTATCCGCAGGCAGAAAGACAGCGGCTGGGGATTGCCCGCTCAGAATTGCCCTTAGAACCGGCACAAGTGGAAGTGGCAGCGCTGGAGATTGCCGGCAATTTCTTATTCGATACCGCCACTCACCGAGACTTTATGGGGGCGATTTTAGGCACCGGCATTGTGCGAGAAAAGCTCGGTGACGTAATTGTGTTGGGTGAGCGAGGTGCTCAGGCAATTGTCGTGCCGGAGATGGTGGAATTTTTGGAACTCGAACTCAAGCAGGTGCGCTCAGTGCCGGTGAAAACACAGCGGATTGAGTTGAGCGAGCTGAAGATCAAAGAACCCAAAAAGAAAGAATTAACCACGGTAGAGGCTTCCTTAAGGCTGGATGCGGTGGCTTCTGCAGGCTTTGGGATGTCTCGTAGCAAAATGGTCGATTTAATTGCTGCCGGTGATGTGCGCGTAAATTGGAAAGAAACCACCCAATCTAGCCAGCCGGTTAAATCAGGAGATTTAATTGCAATTCGTGGCAAAGGACGCCTTGAAGTTGGAGAAGTGGCTATTACCAAAAAAGAGCGATATCGCGTTCAACTCACCCGATATATTTAA
- a CDS encoding serine/threonine-protein kinase, protein MEPLHQMGDIIADRYRLTNILGQGGIGITYEAEDQETGKRVALKEVSLRRLRDWKVLELFEREARVLSELNHPSIPAYLDYFQVDTASDRSFYLVQEIAPGKSLSALVEAGWRASEGEAQKLAIRVLEILSYLHSLTPPVIHRDIKPQNIILAEDGQVSLVDFGAVQDTYRHTFAGSSTVVGTYGYMAPEQFRGHAEPATDLYGLGATLLFLLTHQSPADLPQRRLKIEFRSQVNISDDFAGWIETLIEPAVEDRFTSAKEALAVLLGEREMIYPRSSTLQQPAGSRIVLNKTASRLVVDIPPYRFHDSLTLVIEGVFISFYVLMICWVIFYISSGIISLLPLLDMSFRFAVGIPGVIICVSAIESCLSRIILSEQLEIDLQTFRLRWKLLGVVSHQVKGRTENIELRCDPFSGTLVEGAKKYRFGTKLMPAEKEWLVAELNNFLGKLRYK, encoded by the coding sequence ATGGAACCACTGCACCAGATGGGAGACATCATTGCTGACCGATACCGGCTCACCAATATTTTAGGGCAGGGTGGGATTGGTATCACTTATGAAGCTGAAGATCAGGAAACCGGCAAGCGAGTGGCACTGAAGGAAGTATCACTACGCCGGCTGAGGGATTGGAAGGTTCTAGAATTGTTTGAACGAGAGGCGCGGGTACTCTCAGAACTCAATCATCCAAGCATTCCGGCTTACTTAGATTACTTTCAGGTGGATACCGCCAGTGATCGTAGTTTCTATTTGGTTCAGGAAATTGCACCGGGGAAGTCACTCTCGGCGCTAGTAGAAGCCGGCTGGCGGGCGTCGGAAGGTGAAGCGCAAAAACTGGCAATTCGAGTGTTAGAAATCCTTAGCTATCTGCACAGTTTAACGCCGCCGGTGATTCACCGAGATATTAAGCCACAAAATATTATTCTGGCGGAAGATGGGCAAGTTTCTTTAGTTGATTTTGGGGCGGTACAAGACACTTACCGGCATACATTTGCCGGCAGCAGTACGGTAGTGGGTACTTATGGATATATGGCACCGGAACAATTTCGGGGGCACGCAGAACCGGCAACAGATTTGTACGGTTTAGGGGCAACTTTATTATTTTTGCTAACACACCAATCGCCGGCAGATTTGCCCCAGCGCCGGCTTAAAATTGAATTTCGCTCTCAAGTTAACATCTCAGATGACTTTGCCGGCTGGATAGAAACCCTCATTGAGCCGGCTGTGGAAGATCGGTTCACTTCAGCAAAGGAAGCGCTGGCAGTGCTATTAGGTGAACGAGAAATGATTTATCCTCGATCATCCACTCTTCAGCAACCAGCCGGTAGTCGCATCGTTTTGAACAAAACTGCCTCACGTTTAGTTGTAGATATTCCACCTTATAGATTCCACGATTCTCTTACCCTAGTCATCGAAGGTGTATTTATCAGCTTCTATGTATTGATGATATGTTGGGTAATTTTCTACATAAGTTCAGGAATAATCTCCTTGTTACCCTTGCTTGATATGTCATTCAGGTTTGCTGTGGGAATTCCAGGAGTAATTATTTGCGTGAGTGCGATAGAATCTTGCCTGTCCAGGATCATTCTTAGTGAGCAATTAGAGATAGACCTGCAAACCTTCCGGCTGCGTTGGAAGTTACTGGGTGTTGTTAGTCACCAAGTCAAGGGACGAACGGAAAATATAGAACTTCGCTGCGATCCTTTTTCTGGCACTTTAGTAGAGGGAGCGAAAAAGTACCGTTTTGGAACAAAGTTAATGCCGGCGGAAAAAGAATGGTTAGTGGCGGAATTAAATAATTTTCTGGGAAAACTACGGTACAAGTAG
- a CDS encoding YkgJ family cysteine cluster protein: MNTDVIERLLALYQQIDEETTAFQAATGLQCPAGCGRCCANPEVEATPLEMLPLAIELFRRGEAQYWLERLADHNELGVCVFYQSDPLIPGNGRCGVYAWRPAVCRLFGYATVKNKQGTPELAACRHHKQTVPATVEIAKKAVTAGVPAPDFSQYGNEIANLDPHLGQEQMPLNQAIKIAIERVGLIAQFGGE, encoded by the coding sequence ATGAATACTGATGTGATTGAGCGATTACTCGCACTCTACCAACAAATTGACGAGGAAACGACCGCATTTCAAGCGGCAACCGGCTTGCAATGTCCTGCCGGCTGCGGTCGATGTTGTGCCAATCCTGAAGTAGAAGCAACGCCACTAGAAATGCTGCCTTTAGCAATAGAATTATTCCGTCGAGGCGAGGCACAGTATTGGTTAGAGCGACTTGCCGATCACAACGAACTGGGCGTTTGTGTTTTCTATCAAAGCGATCCTCTCATCCCTGGAAATGGTCGTTGCGGAGTCTATGCTTGGCGACCGGCTGTGTGCCGGCTGTTTGGCTATGCCACCGTTAAAAATAAGCAAGGAACGCCAGAATTAGCAGCCTGCCGGCATCATAAACAAACGGTGCCGGCAACCGTAGAAATTGCGAAGAAAGCCGTAACAGCGGGGGTGCCGGCACCTGATTTTTCCCAATATGGCAATGAGATTGCCAACCTTGACCCGCATCTAGGACAAGAGCAAATGCCACTTAACCAAGCGATAAAAATTGCGATTGAACGCGTGGGATTAATTGCTCAGTTTGGAGGCGAGTGA
- a CDS encoding MFS transporter, producing MLKNWLSSIFSQVENESLGEAIPLTLQEIQEDRASSETALLANAPQKISKPAIRSSLKAITLEGIFATIFYSIIGGALLSNFLLGLGAGPVEIGMLASIPQLTNLLQPLGAYIADRMKSRHWYSIWIFGPSRLLWLILVPALWFGGSFHITNHRLVQLTLAIIWITNIMEALGRASWFSWLAALVPQRLRGRYFGFRNSAISLTNLIGVPVVGLVISKWPGGTLQGYSAVLVLAIAVGLVSLCFQFFMADVNPQLVHLTHSDTAQKSSTGSVFSFLKDANYLKFLLYSALWSFAVNVSAPFFNLYLLDDLAIDVSVVTLYGSLGAGANLLMLVFWGKLADRVGNRPLMIAVGVLVALTPLLWLEAGTAPIFLWVWFPLLHIVGGGTWAAIDLCSSNLLMGVAPLRNQSIYFAIAAAVPGVTGAMGITLGGFLATVSEFNGLPGLFALSAVLRLVALLPLVFVHEQRAVSLGKFWQLLLPAWWRRLAIEPGDIRFQPFILEEAEPLEQTPTEQSPETLPASDLPDSHL from the coding sequence ATGCTAAAAAATTGGCTGTCTAGTATATTCAGTCAAGTCGAAAATGAGAGCTTAGGGGAAGCAATCCCTCTTACCCTTCAGGAAATCCAAGAAGATCGGGCATCATCAGAGACAGCACTTCTGGCAAACGCGCCTCAAAAAATTTCTAAGCCGGCAATTCGCTCAAGCCTGAAAGCAATAACGCTCGAAGGTATCTTCGCCACGATTTTTTACAGCATCATCGGCGGCGCATTGCTCAGCAATTTCTTGCTCGGTTTAGGTGCCGGTCCTGTAGAAATCGGGATGCTAGCCTCGATTCCTCAGTTAACGAATCTGCTGCAACCGTTAGGAGCATATATAGCAGATCGGATGAAAAGCCGGCACTGGTATTCCATCTGGATTTTCGGCCCATCACGACTGCTGTGGTTGATTCTCGTGCCGGCACTTTGGTTCGGAGGCTCGTTTCATATCACTAACCACCGGCTGGTGCAGCTAACACTGGCCATTATTTGGATCACCAATATCATGGAAGCTTTGGGCCGAGCTTCTTGGTTCAGCTGGTTGGCTGCCTTAGTCCCTCAGCGATTGCGGGGCCGGTATTTTGGCTTTCGCAACAGTGCGATCAGCTTGACCAATCTTATTGGTGTGCCGGTGGTGGGTTTAGTGATCTCAAAGTGGCCTGGTGGAACGCTCCAAGGTTACAGCGCTGTCTTAGTTCTAGCGATTGCGGTGGGGTTAGTCAGCCTGTGCTTTCAGTTCTTTATGGCCGATGTGAACCCGCAGCTAGTACATCTCACCCATTCAGATACCGCCCAAAAGTCGTCCACAGGGAGTGTTTTTAGCTTCCTCAAAGACGCCAATTATTTGAAGTTTTTGCTTTACTCTGCTCTATGGAGCTTTGCGGTCAATGTTAGCGCACCCTTCTTTAACCTCTATCTGCTCGATGACTTAGCAATAGATGTCAGCGTGGTTACGCTTTATGGCAGCTTAGGAGCCGGTGCTAACTTGCTAATGCTAGTTTTCTGGGGGAAACTGGCTGATCGGGTGGGAAATCGGCCCCTGATGATCGCCGTCGGGGTTTTGGTAGCGCTAACACCGCTACTCTGGCTGGAAGCTGGAACTGCCCCAATTTTCCTTTGGGTTTGGTTCCCCCTGTTGCATATCGTCGGCGGTGGGACATGGGCAGCAATTGATCTGTGCAGCAGCAATCTTTTGATGGGAGTGGCACCCCTGCGAAATCAGTCTATTTACTTTGCGATCGCGGCGGCGGTTCCTGGTGTCACCGGCGCAATGGGAATCACGCTTGGTGGCTTTCTCGCAACTGTCAGTGAGTTCAATGGCTTGCCGGGGCTGTTTGCCCTCTCAGCCGTCCTGCGGCTGGTTGCTCTCCTGCCTTTGGTTTTTGTTCATGAGCAACGCGCTGTCTCTCTGGGTAAGTTTTGGCAGCTTCTGTTACCAGCTTGGTGGCGAAGGCTAGCCATTGAACCGGGTGATATTCGTTTTCAACCATTCATCCTTGAAGAAGCTGAGCCTTTAGAACAAACACCAACAGAACAATCACCCGAAACTTTGCCGGCAAGCGATCTGCCTGATTCTCACCTCTAA
- a CDS encoding transposase has protein sequence MTFIMNDCYRIYPDASQEQTMLHWLEISRKVYNYALREIKDWVNSRKCSWDYCSLEREYIIPPDKLFPTYYAQQNALPKAKKEFPGLGEAPSQVLQTTIRRLHDAWNYFQKRGFGFPRFKKFGQMKSMLFPQFKTNPITGWQISLPKVGRMPINLHRPIPEGFVVKQARVLRKADRWEVVVTIESEVSIPDAQPHGDALGIDLGLEKFLTTSDREFIARPRFLTSLYGKLQLLQRKYARTKTGSKNREKARLKVARFHNHIASIRKDWQFKLANHLCTKESIGMVFVEDLNLKAMSRGMLRKHTLDAAVGQFLNLLEWVAKKHQIYFARVNPDGTSQTCPKCGTHTGKKELSKRVHKCDGCAYETARDHAASEVIRLRGLELISTQGLCGIENAYAVCLPGIDESQSRSEAKPRKRRTRNVKS, from the coding sequence ATGACTTTCATCATGAACGACTGCTACCGAATTTATCCAGACGCTAGCCAAGAGCAGACAATGCTGCATTGGCTGGAAATATCTCGCAAGGTGTACAACTACGCTTTGCGGGAAATCAAAGATTGGGTGAATTCGCGTAAATGTAGCTGGGACTATTGTTCGCTGGAACGTGAATACATTATTCCACCCGACAAACTCTTCCCTACCTATTACGCTCAACAAAACGCACTTCCCAAAGCAAAGAAAGAATTTCCTGGATTGGGAGAAGCACCTTCTCAAGTTCTGCAAACTACTATCCGTAGATTGCACGACGCTTGGAATTACTTCCAAAAGAGGGGATTTGGCTTTCCTCGCTTCAAGAAGTTTGGACAAATGAAGTCCATGCTGTTTCCGCAATTCAAAACCAACCCGATTACTGGATGGCAAATCAGTCTTCCCAAAGTCGGGAGAATGCCCATCAACTTGCACCGACCCATCCCAGAAGGGTTTGTGGTCAAGCAAGCGAGGGTCTTGAGGAAAGCGGATAGATGGGAAGTCGTTGTCACGATAGAGTCTGAGGTGTCGATACCAGACGCCCAACCTCATGGAGATGCACTGGGTATCGATTTGGGATTGGAGAAGTTTTTAACTACCTCGGATAGAGAGTTTATCGCTAGACCTCGATTCCTGACATCCTTGTACGGCAAGCTCCAATTACTGCAACGCAAGTATGCCAGAACGAAGACAGGTTCTAAAAATCGTGAGAAGGCTCGACTCAAGGTTGCCAGATTCCACAACCACATCGCTAGTATTCGGAAGGATTGGCAGTTCAAACTGGCTAACCATCTGTGTACCAAAGAAAGTATTGGGATGGTGTTTGTTGAGGACTTGAACTTGAAAGCGATGTCGAGAGGGATGTTGAGAAAACATACCTTAGATGCCGCTGTCGGTCAGTTCCTCAACTTGCTGGAATGGGTAGCGAAGAAACATCAAATCTACTTTGCCCGTGTCAATCCGGATGGAACCTCTCAAACCTGTCCTAAGTGCGGAACGCATACAGGAAAGAAAGAACTTTCCAAACGGGTTCATAAGTGTGATGGTTGTGCGTACGAAACAGCTCGTGATCACGCAGCATCAGAAGTAATCAGGTTGCGCGGTCTAGAACTCATTAGTACGCAGGGACTCTGCGGAATTGAAAACGCCTATGCAGTCTGTCTGCCGGGGATTGATGAAAGTCAGTCTAGGTCAGAGGCGAAACCTCGTAAGAGAAGAACTAGGAATGTCAAATCGTGA
- a CDS encoding glycosyltransferase family 39 protein: protein MRFFQHYLALAGVIALGGVLRFAQLDFKSLWLDEVITALFSLGRNYYDIPLDAVFKIEQLKEIFTLNPETTCNQISHNLAIQSTHPPLFFCLMHRWLIWLNQFNWLSASDGNWELAWQLRSLPALFGVASIAAVYWLNRLAFSPAAGLIAAAVMAVSPYSVYLSQEARHYTLPVLLITLALVALTLIQQDFDNRQRSRPLIWASWVIVNTLGLYVHYFFILALIAQPLVLIFNVSSPSRNLKYKLQNSLIFGFLPFALFIPWLPILIGHFGRSETNWLPQPHNIAPFYQTLAGWLTMVVMLPVEKQPLWIIIPAGFFILLFGLGMGWLFFAGLKKLWGNSETLPATRTLLSFTLWVLLAFLAIVYLLNKDITIAPRYHFVYYPAFCALLGASLWKMQNARVKMPKKRPLTRWITPFTLLLVGIISCLCVTSDLAFKKPFHPQRVGLDMSLEPAISRLVVVAYKTFQDVALGVSFALEIHKHDLPENAGSYMAFLQQETDYEQVWQNLSQLPLPALPLNLWVVAPELLQQQDYPQQLFALTPLTAESQQIVCTIDAAHYYRVGVPYQLYRCLPGERK, encoded by the coding sequence ATGCGATTTTTTCAACATTACCTAGCGCTGGCTGGGGTGATTGCCTTGGGCGGTGTCCTGCGCTTCGCTCAGCTTGACTTCAAATCCCTGTGGCTGGATGAAGTGATTACCGCTTTGTTCAGCTTGGGACGCAACTACTATGACATCCCCCTGGATGCAGTGTTTAAGATTGAACAATTAAAGGAAATTTTTACACTAAATCCAGAAACCACCTGCAACCAAATTTCTCACAACCTTGCCATTCAATCAACACATCCGCCACTATTTTTTTGCTTGATGCATCGCTGGTTGATTTGGCTGAATCAGTTTAACTGGCTTTCTGCATCTGACGGAAATTGGGAGTTAGCATGGCAGTTACGATCTCTGCCGGCATTATTCGGTGTGGCTTCAATTGCTGCGGTTTATTGGCTAAATCGTCTTGCTTTCTCCCCGGCAGCAGGATTAATTGCGGCTGCTGTTATGGCGGTTTCTCCTTATAGCGTTTACCTGTCTCAAGAAGCACGACACTACACGCTGCCGGTGTTATTAATTACCCTGGCTTTAGTAGCATTAACTCTCATTCAGCAAGACTTTGATAACCGGCAGCGCAGCCGACCTCTTATTTGGGCGAGTTGGGTTATTGTTAACACCCTTGGTCTTTATGTTCACTACTTTTTTATTCTTGCCCTAATCGCCCAACCGCTCGTTTTAATTTTTAATGTTAGCTCCCCCAGCCGAAATCTAAAATACAAACTGCAAAATAGTTTAATTTTTGGGTTTCTGCCCTTTGCCTTGTTTATCCCTTGGTTGCCAATTTTGATCGGTCATTTTGGGCGTTCTGAAACCAATTGGCTACCGCAACCCCACAATATTGCCCCGTTCTATCAAACCCTTGCCGGCTGGCTGACAATGGTTGTGATGCTGCCGGTGGAAAAGCAACCTCTTTGGATTATAATTCCTGCCGGCTTCTTCATACTTTTGTTCGGATTGGGGATGGGATGGCTTTTTTTTGCGGGATTGAAAAAACTCTGGGGCAATTCAGAAACCCTGCCGGCAACCCGAACTCTGCTTAGCTTCACACTTTGGGTGCTGCTGGCATTTCTGGCAATTGTTTATCTATTAAACAAGGATATTACGATTGCCCCTCGATATCACTTTGTCTACTATCCTGCTTTTTGTGCCTTACTCGGAGCAAGCCTTTGGAAAATGCAAAATGCCCGCGTGAAAATGCCCAAAAAAAGGCCGTTAACACGATGGATTACACCCTTTACACTGTTATTGGTTGGCATCATTAGTTGCCTTTGTGTTACTTCTGATTTAGCTTTTAAAAAGCCTTTTCATCCCCAGCGAGTTGGGCTAGATATGAGCTTAGAGCCGGCTATTTCCCGCCTAGTTGTCGTGGCATATAAAACCTTTCAAGATGTAGCGCTAGGGGTGAGCTTTGCTTTAGAAATTCACAAACATGATCTCCCTGAAAATGCCGGTTCTTATATGGCTTTTTTGCAGCAGGAAACAGATTACGAGCAAGTTTGGCAAAACTTATCTCAACTACCACTGCCGGCACTCCCGCTCAATTTGTGGGTGGTTGCACCCGAATTGCTGCAACAACAAGACTATCCACAGCAGCTATTTGCCTTAACACCACTCACCGCTGAGTCTCAGCAAATTGTTTGTACAATCGATGCCGCCCATTATTACCGCGTGGGTGTTCCTTATCAGCTATACCGTTGTCTGCCGGGAGAGAGGAAGTGA
- the serA gene encoding phosphoglycerate dehydrogenase, which yields MPKVLVSDPIDQAGIDILSQVAQVDVKTGLAPEELVRIMPEYDALMIRSGTRVTQAVIEAGAQLKIIGRAGVGVDNVDVPAATRQGIVVVNSPEGNTIAAAEHALAMMFSLSRYIPDANQSVKSGQWDRKTFIGAEIYKKTLGIVGLGKIGSHVATAAKAMGMRLLAYDPFISTERAEQLGCRLVDLDVLFRESDYITLHIPKTTETANLINAEALAKMKPTARIINCSRGGIIDEPALATALKEGRIAGAALDVYNNEPLEADSPLRSLSKEIVLTPHLGASTAEAQINVAIDVAEQIRDVLLGLPARSAVNIPGLYPDVLEKLKPYMQLAETLGNLVSQLAGGRVDFLNVRLQGELATSESKPVVVASLKGLLSQALRERVNYVNASIEAKERGIRVVETRDASVRDYTGSLHLEAKGSLGEHSVTGAVLGDGEIRITNVDEFPINVPPTHHMLFTRHRDMPGIIGKIGSLLGSFNVNIASMQVGRKIVRGDAVMVLSLDDPLPDGILAEITKVSGIRDAYTVTL from the coding sequence ATGCCAAAGGTTCTTGTTTCCGATCCGATTGACCAAGCCGGTATCGATATTCTTTCCCAAGTCGCCCAAGTTGACGTAAAAACTGGTCTGGCACCCGAAGAACTGGTGCGGATCATGCCAGAGTACGACGCCTTAATGATTCGCTCCGGCACCCGCGTCACCCAAGCGGTGATAGAAGCCGGCGCACAATTAAAAATCATTGGGCGTGCCGGTGTGGGTGTGGATAATGTGGATGTGCCGGCAGCCACTCGTCAGGGAATTGTCGTCGTTAATTCTCCTGAAGGTAACACAATTGCGGCAGCCGAACACGCTCTGGCTATGATGTTCTCCCTCTCCCGCTACATTCCCGACGCCAACCAATCTGTTAAAAGTGGCCAGTGGGATCGCAAAACCTTTATCGGTGCTGAAATTTACAAAAAAACTTTGGGCATCGTGGGACTGGGAAAAATTGGTTCCCATGTCGCCACAGCCGCAAAAGCAATGGGCATGAGACTGCTCGCTTACGATCCGTTCATTTCAACAGAGCGTGCCGAGCAATTGGGCTGTCGCTTAGTGGATCTCGATGTACTGTTCCGCGAATCCGACTACATCACCCTGCACATCCCGAAAACAACAGAGACGGCTAACTTAATTAATGCCGAAGCGCTGGCGAAGATGAAACCCACCGCCCGGATTATTAACTGTTCTCGTGGGGGGATTATTGACGAGCCGGCGCTGGCAACCGCCTTGAAAGAAGGCAGAATTGCCGGTGCGGCTTTGGATGTTTACAACAACGAACCGCTGGAAGCCGATTCGCCTTTGCGTTCACTTTCTAAGGAAATCGTCCTTACCCCCCACCTAGGAGCCTCAACAGCAGAAGCGCAGATCAATGTCGCCATCGACGTTGCCGAACAAATTCGCGATGTGCTGCTGGGGCTGCCGGCACGTTCGGCGGTGAACATTCCCGGCTTGTACCCCGACGTACTCGAAAAGCTCAAACCTTATATGCAACTGGCTGAAACCTTGGGCAACTTGGTGAGCCAGCTAGCAGGGGGACGCGTTGATTTTCTCAATGTGCGCTTACAGGGAGAATTAGCAACCAGTGAAAGCAAGCCGGTGGTGGTGGCATCGCTAAAAGGATTGCTCTCCCAAGCCTTGCGCGAACGCGTTAACTACGTCAATGCCAGCATTGAAGCCAAGGAACGCGGAATTCGCGTCGTGGAAACACGCGATGCTTCAGTTCGTGACTACACCGGCTCGTTGCACCTAGAGGCGAAAGGCTCTCTGGGCGAGCACTCCGTAACCGGCGCAGTCCTCGGAGATGGTGAAATTCGGATCACCAACGTTGATGAGTTCCCGATCAACGTGCCCCCCACTCACCATATGTTGTTTACCCGTCACCGGGATATGCCAGGAATTATTGGCAAAATCGGTTCTCTTCTGGGTAGTTTTAATGTCAATATTGCCAGTATGCAGGTAGGCCGTAAAATAGTCCGGGGTGATGCAGTCATGGTTCTCAGTCTTGACGATCCCTTACCTGATGGCATTTTGGCTGAAATTACCAAAGTTTCGGGCATTCGTGATGCCTACACGGTGACGCTGTAA
- a CDS encoding serine hydrolase domain-containing protein, which translates to MKKFFSWNQPNSPYKVKEENTSNPYSNDLEIDRAVQIEMGKQELYGLAIGIVKDEEIIYLKGYGYEDFENKVPVEAHKTMFRWASLSKSVTSVAAMQAVFAGTLDLDTDVRNYVPEYKFPNSYAYPLENGKFQRQPLPNSPSLYITPRMLLNHTSGIKDFRNGPNEAGVPPDHLINDPNVNTGIFWAGEYFWNDPDHLLYIPGTQYSYSVYGYTLAGMVIERAGNTSQSYWEKVRDKIAVPFGMTPASIPNHPEAGYLSESCFQPDWEWVNIPRRAIGYIYNEKTKEYARVESKDVSWRLPAGGFISTVENLAQYCNGLMNREDLLPAQFKKDVLLKSGEGRNRIVAIGAQPKTRTRFIIYPDERLAFVAMSNSEWANLKKVCEVLEKACRKKKRFLNK; encoded by the coding sequence TTGAAAAAATTCTTTTCTTGGAATCAGCCTAATAGCCCTTATAAAGTAAAAGAAGAAAACACGTCAAACCCTTACTCCAACGATCTGGAAATTGATCGGGCAGTGCAGATAGAAATGGGCAAACAAGAACTTTACGGGCTAGCTATTGGCATCGTTAAAGATGAAGAAATTATTTATTTAAAAGGTTATGGCTACGAAGACTTTGAAAACAAAGTGCCGGTGGAAGCTCATAAAACCATGTTCCGTTGGGCGTCCCTGTCAAAATCAGTAACAAGTGTTGCAGCAATGCAAGCTGTGTTTGCCGGCACCCTCGATCTCGATACAGACGTAAGAAATTATGTGCCTGAATATAAATTCCCAAATAGTTACGCTTATCCCTTAGAAAATGGCAAGTTTCAGAGACAACCGCTTCCCAATTCTCCGAGCTTATACATTACCCCTCGAATGCTTCTTAACCATACTTCAGGGATCAAAGACTTTAGGAATGGTCCAAATGAAGCGGGTGTTCCTCCAGATCATTTAATTAATGATCCCAATGTTAACACCGGCATCTTTTGGGCAGGAGAATATTTTTGGAATGATCCCGATCATTTGCTTTATATTCCCGGCACTCAATACAGTTATTCCGTTTACGGCTACACCCTTGCGGGAATGGTGATTGAGCGTGCCGGCAATACATCTCAGTCTTATTGGGAAAAAGTGCGTGACAAAATAGCCGTGCCGTTTGGTATGACACCGGCATCCATTCCCAATCACCCTGAAGCCGGTTATTTATCAGAAAGTTGCTTTCAACCAGATTGGGAATGGGTGAATATTCCACGTCGGGCAATTGGATATATTTATAATGAAAAAACGAAAGAATATGCAAGAGTTGAAAGTAAAGATGTGAGTTGGAGATTACCGGCTGGCGGGTTTATTTCCACCGTTGAAAATTTGGCACAATATTGCAACGGGTTGATGAATCGAGAAGATCTGCTGCCGGCACAGTTTAAAAAAGATGTTCTTTTGAAAAGCGGCGAAGGTAGAAACCGTATTGTCGCTATCGGCGCTCAGCCAAAAACGAGAACCCGCTTCATAATTTATCCAGATGAACGTCTGGCATTTGTGGCGATGAGTAACTCGGAATGGGCTAATTTGAAAAAAGTTTGTGAGGTTTTAGAGAAGGCTTGCAGAAAGAAAAAGCGATTCTTAAATAAATGA